A stretch of Bdellovibrionales bacterium CG10_big_fil_rev_8_21_14_0_10_45_34 DNA encodes these proteins:
- a CDS encoding fimbrial assembly protein, with amino-acid sequence MFFDTKKVIGLDIGTSSIKLAELEVSRKGAVLTGFGFVATPVGSISAGEIMDPSALSRAIQSLVLEVKTKRKHVATGVWGAAVIVKKISMPRMNPKVLSEQIRWEAEQYIPFEMNSINLDYHILKKNSEGLDSMEVLLIAAQKDFVFRYAESVESAGLNCAIVDVSAFAVANTFQFNYGEDFPATVGLLDFGAGVCNFVVIHKGEVIFSRDVLIGGQAFTNEIHKQLGVSLDEAEGMKISASSGKDVPQEVISIMQTLTESMVDELQRAFDFFQATIADASIQKFYISGGGMGAYGLVETFSRQVQIPCELFNPFVNISYSSKVFSSEYIAQITHYAPVALGLALRKVGDR; translated from the coding sequence ATGTTTTTTGATACAAAAAAAGTCATAGGATTAGACATAGGAACAAGCTCCATTAAGTTGGCCGAGCTTGAAGTTTCACGTAAAGGTGCCGTGCTCACGGGGTTTGGATTTGTCGCAACTCCTGTTGGTAGCATCTCGGCGGGTGAAATTATGGACCCATCTGCACTATCAAGGGCTATCCAGTCTTTGGTCTTGGAAGTAAAGACTAAACGAAAGCATGTTGCAACAGGAGTATGGGGCGCGGCTGTCATCGTTAAAAAAATTTCGATGCCAAGAATGAATCCAAAGGTTCTCAGCGAACAGATCCGCTGGGAGGCTGAGCAATACATTCCGTTTGAGATGAACTCTATTAATCTCGATTATCATATCTTAAAAAAGAATTCGGAAGGGCTCGACTCGATGGAGGTCTTGTTGATAGCTGCCCAAAAAGATTTCGTTTTTCGATATGCAGAGTCAGTCGAATCCGCCGGACTAAATTGTGCGATAGTAGATGTGAGCGCATTTGCCGTGGCAAACACCTTTCAGTTTAACTATGGTGAGGACTTTCCAGCCACGGTGGGGTTGCTCGATTTTGGGGCAGGCGTTTGCAACTTTGTCGTCATTCACAAGGGTGAGGTTATTTTCTCAAGAGACGTCTTGATCGGTGGGCAAGCCTTCACAAATGAGATTCATAAGCAGCTGGGTGTAAGTCTTGACGAAGCCGAAGGGATGAAGATTTCGGCATCCAGCGGCAAAGACGTGCCCCAGGAAGTCATATCCATCATGCAAACTTTAACAGAGAGCATGGTAGACGAACTCCAAAGAGCGTTTGATTTTTTCCAGGCGACAATTGCTGATGCGAGTATCCAGAAGTTTTATATATCGGGTGGGGGGATGGGCGCCTATGGACTTGTAGAAACTTTTTCGCGTCAGGTTCAAATTCCGTGTGAGCTGTTTAATCCGTTCGTTAACATTTCCTACTCGTCAAAGGTATTTAGCTCTGAGTACATAGCTCAGATCACACACTACGCACCGGTGGCTCTTGGCCTTGCACTTCGTAAGGTAGGCGATCGATGA